In Choloepus didactylus isolate mChoDid1 chromosome 18, mChoDid1.pri, whole genome shotgun sequence, a single genomic region encodes these proteins:
- the LOC119513599 gene encoding LOW QUALITY PROTEIN: uncharacterized protein C17orf47-like (The sequence of the model RefSeq protein was modified relative to this genomic sequence to represent the inferred CDS: inserted 1 base in 1 codon) — protein MVSTNKTGSKAAVSTQRGVEVNSTPSQRGYGHIAALSQRSAAVSLSPSPHRRSEAAHPTTYHLASDYPRSLSPPSGPGLSRTPFPRGPDNRPRSEMNRHPYSQRRSQQTQTPASHAVYTQRNASPSRDEGTRKSMSLAGRDSSHHTSVTADAKSSRRLSFLDQKDNLQNLPEEDPPSKVQNPQGVRIPRRISVYPKDECVQTEPIRRSMTAAEVRSPRRPSSLEPGSSRVSADSRAAQRRIPGQESEMGPPSSNYPESKALHKNMNLESSLKFSILKDLDGPHRVSMRPEPVSMRKYSVYTEPKTSPKVLVSSEVESNMKSSIRRDSDVGRRVTISPGTHSVQATHRVRAPAVPEGSRKSSMYVTPEPGYKQRYPETVHTSPGPTIKSPEPVRAELELTPRPLPPRSLPRYGPDSSWWALLNPEVEMPQSRPTTPDFEFKSPSPPDPLSSLFEMDSFCEDLMFQREKASPPPPPSPKEPPSWVPLREVPQAPKHTSKQPIQRFSAFFLDVSEEMYNRVIWWLKGLCFXLLWAHGRVWEKGGQWESVLCVYKVRSIRKV, from the exons ATGGTCAGTACGAATAAAACTGGGTCCAAAGCAGCAGTATCAACCCAAAGAGGGGTCGAGGTTAATAGCACACCCTCTCAGCGGGGATATGGGCACATTGCTGCCTTGAGCCAGCGAAGTGCTGCAGTCTCCCTGAGTCCTTCTCCCCATCGAAGATCAGAAGCTGCACATCCCACCACTTACCATTTGGCATCAGACTATCCTCGATCTCTCTCCCCACCATCAGGGCCTGGCCTCTCCAGGACACCCTTCCCTCGGGGACCTGACAACCGGCCAAGATCAGAAATGAACCGCCATCCCTATTCTCAGCGAAGAAGCCAGCAAACTCAGACACCAGCTTCCCATGCTGTCTACACACAGCGGAATGCTAGTCCATCCAGAGATGAAGGTACACGAAAAAGTATGTCTCTTGCAGGGCGTGACAGCAGCCATCACACCTCAGTCACTGCAGATGCCAAATCCTCTCGCCGGTTGAGTTTTCTAGACCAGAAAGATAACCTACAAAACTTACCAGAGGAAGACCCACCCTCCAAGGTCCAGAACCCACAAGGGGTCAGAATTCCTCGTAGGATTTCAGTTTACCCAAAGGATGAATGTGTCCAAACTGAGCCCATCCGAAGGAGTATGACTGCTGCTGAGGTCAGATCTCCAAGGAGACCCTCTAGCCTAGAACCTGGCAGCAGCCGAGTCTCTGCAGACTCTCGGGCAGCCCAGAGAAGGATCCCTGGTCAAGAGTCTGAAATGGGTCCTCCCAGTTCAAATTACCCAGAATCCAAGGCCTTGCATAAGAATATGAACTTGGAATCATCCCTCAAATTCTCCATCCTTAAAGATTTGGATGGTCCACACCGAGTTTCCATGCGTCCAGAGCCTGTATCTATGCGCAAGTATTCCGTCTACACTGAACCCAAGACCTCCCCAAAGGTCTTAGTGTCATCAGAGGTGGAGTCCAACATGAAGTCCTCAATCCGCAGAGACAGTGATGTCGGCCGCAGGGTCACCATCTCCCCAGGAACTCACTCAGTACAGGCAACTCATCGTGTGAGAGCTCCAGCAGTGCCAGAGGGCTCCCGCAAATCTTCCATGTATGTGACTCCAGAACCAGGCTATAAGCAAAGATACCCAGAAACTGTCCACACATCCCCAGGACCCACAATCAAGAGTCCAGAACCTGTCCGTGCTGAACTGGAGCTGACCCCTCGGCCCTTACCTCCTCGGTCCTTACCTAGGTATGGGCCTGACTCTTCATGGTGGGCCTTACTCAatcctgaggttgaaatgccccAAAGCCGACCAACAACACCTGATTTTGAGTTTAAGTCCCCTTCTCCTCCAGACCCTTTATCATCCCTTTTTGAAATGGACTCTTTCTGTGAGGATCTGATGTTCCAGAGAGAGAAGGCAAGTCCGCCACCACCACCGTCACCAAAGGAGCCTCCAAGCTGGGTGCCATTGAGGGAAGTGCCACAGGCCCCCAAGCACACCTCCAAACAACCCATTCAAAGGTTTAGTGCTTTCTTCCTGG ATGTCTCTGAGGAAATGTACAATCGTGTCATCTGGTGGCTAAAAGGTCTGTGCT CCCTCCTTTGGGCCCATGGGAGGGTTTGGGAGAAGGGAGGACAGTGGGAGAGTGTCCTCTGTGTTTACAAAGTTAGGTCTATTAGGAAGGTATAA
- the LOC119513600 gene encoding septin-4 isoform X3, with amino-acid sequence MIKRFLEDTDDAELTKFVKDFPGSESCRQPEAKTWASRPQIPEPRPQIPEPRPLTPDLCDDLEFRPPSWPQPSDSQQYFCAPAPFSPPARPRSPWGKLDPYDSSEDDKEYVGFATLPNQVHRKSVKKGFDFTLMVAGESGLGKSTLVNSLFLTDLYRDRKLLSAEERIMQTVEITKHAVDIEEKGVRLRLTIVDTPGFGDAVNNTECWKPVAEYIDQQFEQYFRDESGLNRKNIQDNRVHCCLYFISPFGHGLRPLDVEFMKALHQRVNIVPILAKADTLTPPEVDHKKRKIREEIERFGIKIYQFPDCDSDEDEDFKLQDQALKESIPFAVIGSNTVVEARGRRVRGRLYPWGIVEVENPGHCDFVKLRTMLVRTHMQDLKDVTRETHYENYRAQCIQSMTRMVVKERNRNKLTRESGTDFPIPAVPPGTDPETEKLIREKDEELRRMQEMLHRIQRQMKETH; translated from the exons ATG ATTAAGCGCTTCCTGGAGGACACAGATGATGCAGAACTGACCAAGTTCGTGAAGGATTTCCCGGGAAGCGAGAGCTGCCGCCAACCGGAAGCCAAGACCTGGGCATCCAGACCCCAAATCCCGGAGCCAAGGCCCCAAATCCCAGAGCCAAGGCCCCTGACCCCGGACCTCTGTGATGACCTGGAGTTCAGACCCCCCTCGTGGCCCCAGCCCTCTGACAGCCAGCAGTACTTCTGTGCCCCAGCCCCCTTCAGCCCCCCAGCCCGGCCCCGCAGCCCATGGGGCAAGCTCGATCCCTATGACTCCTCTGAG GATGACAAGGAATATGTGGGCTTTGCGACCCTCCCCAACCAGGTCCACCGAAAGTCTGTGAAGAAAGGCTTTGATTTTACCCTGATGGTGGCAG GAGAGTCTGGCCTTGGCAAATCCACCCTTGTCAATAGCCTCTTCCTCACTGACCTGTATCGGGACCGGAAACTCCTAAGTGCTGAAg AGCGGATTATGCAAACCGTGGAGATCACCAAGCATGCAGTGGACATAGAAGAGAAGGGCGTGAGACTGCGGCTCACCATTGTGGACACGCCAGGTTTTGGGGATGCAGTCAACAACACAGAGTG CTGGAAGCCTGTGGCAGAATACATTGACCAGCAATTTGAGCAGTATTTCCGAGATGAGAGTGGCCTGAACCGCAAGAACATCCAAGACAACAGGGTGCACTGCTGCCTGTACTTCATCTCACCCTTCGGTCACGG GCTCCGGCCGTTGGATGTTGAATTCATGAAGGCCCTGCATCAGCGGGTCAACATCGTGCCTATCTTGGCAAAGGCAGACACACTGACACCTCCTGAAGTGGATCACAAGAAACGCAAA ATCCGGGAGGAGATTGAGCGCTTTGGAATCAAGATCTACCAGTTCCCAGACTGTGACTCTGATGAGGATGAGGACTTCAAATTACAGGACCAAGCCCTAAAG GAAAGCATCCCATTTGCTGTAATAGGCAGCAACACTGTGGTAGAGGCCAGAGGGCGGCGAGTTCGGGGCCGGCTGTACCCTTGGGGCATTGTGGAAG TGGAAAATCCAGGGCACTGCGACTTTGTGAAGCTGAGGACGATGCTGGTACGTACCCACATGCAGGACCTGAAGGATGTGACACGAGAGACGCACTATGAGAACTATCGGGCACAGTGCATCCAGAGCATGACCCGCATGGTGGTGAAGGAACGGAATCGCAA CAAACTGACTCGAGAGAGTGGTACCGACTTCCCTATCCCTGCTGTCCCACCAGGGACAGATCCAGAAACTGAGAAGCTGATCCGAGAGAAAGATGAGGAG TTGCGGCGGATGCAGGAGATGCTGCACAGAATCCAAAGGCAGATGAAGGAGACCCATTAG
- the LOC119513600 gene encoding septin-4 isoform X5 → MDDKEYVGFATLPNQVHRKSVKKGFDFTLMVAGESGLGKSTLVNSLFLTDLYRDRKLLSAEERIMQTVEITKHAVDIEEKGVRLRLTIVDTPGFGDAVNNTECWKPVAEYIDQQFEQYFRDESGLNRKNIQDNRVHCCLYFISPFGHGLRPLDVEFMKALHQRVNIVPILAKADTLTPPEVDHKKRKIREEIERFGIKIYQFPDCDSDEDEDFKLQDQALKESIPFAVIGSNTVVEARGRRVRGRLYPWGIVEVENPGHCDFVKLRTMLVRTHMQDLKDVTRETHYENYRAQCIQSMTRMVVKERNRNKLTRESGTDFPIPAVPPGTDPETEKLIREKDEELRRMQEMLHRIQRQMKETH, encoded by the exons ATG GATGACAAGGAATATGTGGGCTTTGCGACCCTCCCCAACCAGGTCCACCGAAAGTCTGTGAAGAAAGGCTTTGATTTTACCCTGATGGTGGCAG GAGAGTCTGGCCTTGGCAAATCCACCCTTGTCAATAGCCTCTTCCTCACTGACCTGTATCGGGACCGGAAACTCCTAAGTGCTGAAg AGCGGATTATGCAAACCGTGGAGATCACCAAGCATGCAGTGGACATAGAAGAGAAGGGCGTGAGACTGCGGCTCACCATTGTGGACACGCCAGGTTTTGGGGATGCAGTCAACAACACAGAGTG CTGGAAGCCTGTGGCAGAATACATTGACCAGCAATTTGAGCAGTATTTCCGAGATGAGAGTGGCCTGAACCGCAAGAACATCCAAGACAACAGGGTGCACTGCTGCCTGTACTTCATCTCACCCTTCGGTCACGG GCTCCGGCCGTTGGATGTTGAATTCATGAAGGCCCTGCATCAGCGGGTCAACATCGTGCCTATCTTGGCAAAGGCAGACACACTGACACCTCCTGAAGTGGATCACAAGAAACGCAAA ATCCGGGAGGAGATTGAGCGCTTTGGAATCAAGATCTACCAGTTCCCAGACTGTGACTCTGATGAGGATGAGGACTTCAAATTACAGGACCAAGCCCTAAAG GAAAGCATCCCATTTGCTGTAATAGGCAGCAACACTGTGGTAGAGGCCAGAGGGCGGCGAGTTCGGGGCCGGCTGTACCCTTGGGGCATTGTGGAAG TGGAAAATCCAGGGCACTGCGACTTTGTGAAGCTGAGGACGATGCTGGTACGTACCCACATGCAGGACCTGAAGGATGTGACACGAGAGACGCACTATGAGAACTATCGGGCACAGTGCATCCAGAGCATGACCCGCATGGTGGTGAAGGAACGGAATCGCAA CAAACTGACTCGAGAGAGTGGTACCGACTTCCCTATCCCTGCTGTCCCACCAGGGACAGATCCAGAAACTGAGAAGCTGATCCGAGAGAAAGATGAGGAG TTGCGGCGGATGCAGGAGATGCTGCACAGAATCCAAAGGCAGATGAAGGAGACCCATTAG
- the LOC119513600 gene encoding septin-4 isoform X2, producing the protein MDHSLEWRENSAPDNRIETRIKRFLEDTDDAELTKFVKDFPGSESCRQPEAKTWASRPQIPEPRPQIPEPRPLTPDLCDDLEFRPPSWPQPSDSQQYFCAPAPFSPPARPRSPWGKLDPYDSSEDDKEYVGFATLPNQVHRKSVKKGFDFTLMVAGESGLGKSTLVNSLFLTDLYRDRKLLSAEERIMQTVEITKHAVDIEEKGVRLRLTIVDTPGFGDAVNNTECWKPVAEYIDQQFEQYFRDESGLNRKNIQDNRVHCCLYFISPFGHGLRPLDVEFMKALHQRVNIVPILAKADTLTPPEVDHKKRKIREEIERFGIKIYQFPDCDSDEDEDFKLQDQALKESIPFAVIGSNTVVEARGRRVRGRLYPWGIVEVENPGHCDFVKLRTMLVRTHMQDLKDVTRETHYENYRAQCIQSMTRMVVKERNRNKLTRESGTDFPIPAVPPGTDPETEKLIREKDEELRRMQEMLHRIQRQMKETH; encoded by the exons ATGGACCATTCACTGGAATGGCGAGAGAATTCTGCCCCTGACAACAGGATTGAAACTAGG ATTAAGCGCTTCCTGGAGGACACAGATGATGCAGAACTGACCAAGTTCGTGAAGGATTTCCCGGGAAGCGAGAGCTGCCGCCAACCGGAAGCCAAGACCTGGGCATCCAGACCCCAAATCCCGGAGCCAAGGCCCCAAATCCCAGAGCCAAGGCCCCTGACCCCGGACCTCTGTGATGACCTGGAGTTCAGACCCCCCTCGTGGCCCCAGCCCTCTGACAGCCAGCAGTACTTCTGTGCCCCAGCCCCCTTCAGCCCCCCAGCCCGGCCCCGCAGCCCATGGGGCAAGCTCGATCCCTATGACTCCTCTGAG GATGACAAGGAATATGTGGGCTTTGCGACCCTCCCCAACCAGGTCCACCGAAAGTCTGTGAAGAAAGGCTTTGATTTTACCCTGATGGTGGCAG GAGAGTCTGGCCTTGGCAAATCCACCCTTGTCAATAGCCTCTTCCTCACTGACCTGTATCGGGACCGGAAACTCCTAAGTGCTGAAg AGCGGATTATGCAAACCGTGGAGATCACCAAGCATGCAGTGGACATAGAAGAGAAGGGCGTGAGACTGCGGCTCACCATTGTGGACACGCCAGGTTTTGGGGATGCAGTCAACAACACAGAGTG CTGGAAGCCTGTGGCAGAATACATTGACCAGCAATTTGAGCAGTATTTCCGAGATGAGAGTGGCCTGAACCGCAAGAACATCCAAGACAACAGGGTGCACTGCTGCCTGTACTTCATCTCACCCTTCGGTCACGG GCTCCGGCCGTTGGATGTTGAATTCATGAAGGCCCTGCATCAGCGGGTCAACATCGTGCCTATCTTGGCAAAGGCAGACACACTGACACCTCCTGAAGTGGATCACAAGAAACGCAAA ATCCGGGAGGAGATTGAGCGCTTTGGAATCAAGATCTACCAGTTCCCAGACTGTGACTCTGATGAGGATGAGGACTTCAAATTACAGGACCAAGCCCTAAAG GAAAGCATCCCATTTGCTGTAATAGGCAGCAACACTGTGGTAGAGGCCAGAGGGCGGCGAGTTCGGGGCCGGCTGTACCCTTGGGGCATTGTGGAAG TGGAAAATCCAGGGCACTGCGACTTTGTGAAGCTGAGGACGATGCTGGTACGTACCCACATGCAGGACCTGAAGGATGTGACACGAGAGACGCACTATGAGAACTATCGGGCACAGTGCATCCAGAGCATGACCCGCATGGTGGTGAAGGAACGGAATCGCAA CAAACTGACTCGAGAGAGTGGTACCGACTTCCCTATCCCTGCTGTCCCACCAGGGACAGATCCAGAAACTGAGAAGCTGATCCGAGAGAAAGATGAGGAG TTGCGGCGGATGCAGGAGATGCTGCACAGAATCCAAAGGCAGATGAAGGAGACCCATTAG
- the LOC119513600 gene encoding septin-4 isoform X4 produces MDHSLEWRENSAPDNRIETRDDKEYVGFATLPNQVHRKSVKKGFDFTLMVAGESGLGKSTLVNSLFLTDLYRDRKLLSAEERIMQTVEITKHAVDIEEKGVRLRLTIVDTPGFGDAVNNTECWKPVAEYIDQQFEQYFRDESGLNRKNIQDNRVHCCLYFISPFGHGLRPLDVEFMKALHQRVNIVPILAKADTLTPPEVDHKKRKIREEIERFGIKIYQFPDCDSDEDEDFKLQDQALKESIPFAVIGSNTVVEARGRRVRGRLYPWGIVEVENPGHCDFVKLRTMLVRTHMQDLKDVTRETHYENYRAQCIQSMTRMVVKERNRNKLTRESGTDFPIPAVPPGTDPETEKLIREKDEELRRMQEMLHRIQRQMKETH; encoded by the exons ATGGACCATTCACTGGAATGGCGAGAGAATTCTGCCCCTGACAACAGGATTGAAACTAGG GATGACAAGGAATATGTGGGCTTTGCGACCCTCCCCAACCAGGTCCACCGAAAGTCTGTGAAGAAAGGCTTTGATTTTACCCTGATGGTGGCAG GAGAGTCTGGCCTTGGCAAATCCACCCTTGTCAATAGCCTCTTCCTCACTGACCTGTATCGGGACCGGAAACTCCTAAGTGCTGAAg AGCGGATTATGCAAACCGTGGAGATCACCAAGCATGCAGTGGACATAGAAGAGAAGGGCGTGAGACTGCGGCTCACCATTGTGGACACGCCAGGTTTTGGGGATGCAGTCAACAACACAGAGTG CTGGAAGCCTGTGGCAGAATACATTGACCAGCAATTTGAGCAGTATTTCCGAGATGAGAGTGGCCTGAACCGCAAGAACATCCAAGACAACAGGGTGCACTGCTGCCTGTACTTCATCTCACCCTTCGGTCACGG GCTCCGGCCGTTGGATGTTGAATTCATGAAGGCCCTGCATCAGCGGGTCAACATCGTGCCTATCTTGGCAAAGGCAGACACACTGACACCTCCTGAAGTGGATCACAAGAAACGCAAA ATCCGGGAGGAGATTGAGCGCTTTGGAATCAAGATCTACCAGTTCCCAGACTGTGACTCTGATGAGGATGAGGACTTCAAATTACAGGACCAAGCCCTAAAG GAAAGCATCCCATTTGCTGTAATAGGCAGCAACACTGTGGTAGAGGCCAGAGGGCGGCGAGTTCGGGGCCGGCTGTACCCTTGGGGCATTGTGGAAG TGGAAAATCCAGGGCACTGCGACTTTGTGAAGCTGAGGACGATGCTGGTACGTACCCACATGCAGGACCTGAAGGATGTGACACGAGAGACGCACTATGAGAACTATCGGGCACAGTGCATCCAGAGCATGACCCGCATGGTGGTGAAGGAACGGAATCGCAA CAAACTGACTCGAGAGAGTGGTACCGACTTCCCTATCCCTGCTGTCCCACCAGGGACAGATCCAGAAACTGAGAAGCTGATCCGAGAGAAAGATGAGGAG TTGCGGCGGATGCAGGAGATGCTGCACAGAATCCAAAGGCAGATGAAGGAGACCCATTAG
- the LOC119513600 gene encoding septin-4 isoform X1: MLSSLSFSPYPVFLLYFSLPATSHIPSTPYPQIKRFLEDTDDAELTKFVKDFPGSESCRQPEAKTWASRPQIPEPRPQIPEPRPLTPDLCDDLEFRPPSWPQPSDSQQYFCAPAPFSPPARPRSPWGKLDPYDSSEDDKEYVGFATLPNQVHRKSVKKGFDFTLMVAGESGLGKSTLVNSLFLTDLYRDRKLLSAEERIMQTVEITKHAVDIEEKGVRLRLTIVDTPGFGDAVNNTECWKPVAEYIDQQFEQYFRDESGLNRKNIQDNRVHCCLYFISPFGHGLRPLDVEFMKALHQRVNIVPILAKADTLTPPEVDHKKRKIREEIERFGIKIYQFPDCDSDEDEDFKLQDQALKESIPFAVIGSNTVVEARGRRVRGRLYPWGIVEVENPGHCDFVKLRTMLVRTHMQDLKDVTRETHYENYRAQCIQSMTRMVVKERNRNKLTRESGTDFPIPAVPPGTDPETEKLIREKDEELRRMQEMLHRIQRQMKETH; encoded by the exons atgctttcctctctctccttctcgcCTTATCCTGTCTTCCTCCTGTATTTTTCCCTTCCTGCCACCTCCCACATACCCTCCACCCCCTATCCCCAGATTAAGCGCTTCCTGGAGGACACAGATGATGCAGAACTGACCAAGTTCGTGAAGGATTTCCCGGGAAGCGAGAGCTGCCGCCAACCGGAAGCCAAGACCTGGGCATCCAGACCCCAAATCCCGGAGCCAAGGCCCCAAATCCCAGAGCCAAGGCCCCTGACCCCGGACCTCTGTGATGACCTGGAGTTCAGACCCCCCTCGTGGCCCCAGCCCTCTGACAGCCAGCAGTACTTCTGTGCCCCAGCCCCCTTCAGCCCCCCAGCCCGGCCCCGCAGCCCATGGGGCAAGCTCGATCCCTATGACTCCTCTGAG GATGACAAGGAATATGTGGGCTTTGCGACCCTCCCCAACCAGGTCCACCGAAAGTCTGTGAAGAAAGGCTTTGATTTTACCCTGATGGTGGCAG GAGAGTCTGGCCTTGGCAAATCCACCCTTGTCAATAGCCTCTTCCTCACTGACCTGTATCGGGACCGGAAACTCCTAAGTGCTGAAg AGCGGATTATGCAAACCGTGGAGATCACCAAGCATGCAGTGGACATAGAAGAGAAGGGCGTGAGACTGCGGCTCACCATTGTGGACACGCCAGGTTTTGGGGATGCAGTCAACAACACAGAGTG CTGGAAGCCTGTGGCAGAATACATTGACCAGCAATTTGAGCAGTATTTCCGAGATGAGAGTGGCCTGAACCGCAAGAACATCCAAGACAACAGGGTGCACTGCTGCCTGTACTTCATCTCACCCTTCGGTCACGG GCTCCGGCCGTTGGATGTTGAATTCATGAAGGCCCTGCATCAGCGGGTCAACATCGTGCCTATCTTGGCAAAGGCAGACACACTGACACCTCCTGAAGTGGATCACAAGAAACGCAAA ATCCGGGAGGAGATTGAGCGCTTTGGAATCAAGATCTACCAGTTCCCAGACTGTGACTCTGATGAGGATGAGGACTTCAAATTACAGGACCAAGCCCTAAAG GAAAGCATCCCATTTGCTGTAATAGGCAGCAACACTGTGGTAGAGGCCAGAGGGCGGCGAGTTCGGGGCCGGCTGTACCCTTGGGGCATTGTGGAAG TGGAAAATCCAGGGCACTGCGACTTTGTGAAGCTGAGGACGATGCTGGTACGTACCCACATGCAGGACCTGAAGGATGTGACACGAGAGACGCACTATGAGAACTATCGGGCACAGTGCATCCAGAGCATGACCCGCATGGTGGTGAAGGAACGGAATCGCAA CAAACTGACTCGAGAGAGTGGTACCGACTTCCCTATCCCTGCTGTCCCACCAGGGACAGATCCAGAAACTGAGAAGCTGATCCGAGAGAAAGATGAGGAG TTGCGGCGGATGCAGGAGATGCTGCACAGAATCCAAAGGCAGATGAAGGAGACCCATTAG
- the LOC119513600 gene encoding septin-4 isoform X6 encodes MVAGESGLGKSTLVNSLFLTDLYRDRKLLSAEERIMQTVEITKHAVDIEEKGVRLRLTIVDTPGFGDAVNNTECWKPVAEYIDQQFEQYFRDESGLNRKNIQDNRVHCCLYFISPFGHGLRPLDVEFMKALHQRVNIVPILAKADTLTPPEVDHKKRKIREEIERFGIKIYQFPDCDSDEDEDFKLQDQALKESIPFAVIGSNTVVEARGRRVRGRLYPWGIVEVENPGHCDFVKLRTMLVRTHMQDLKDVTRETHYENYRAQCIQSMTRMVVKERNRNKLTRESGTDFPIPAVPPGTDPETEKLIREKDEELRRMQEMLHRIQRQMKETH; translated from the exons ATGGTGGCAG GAGAGTCTGGCCTTGGCAAATCCACCCTTGTCAATAGCCTCTTCCTCACTGACCTGTATCGGGACCGGAAACTCCTAAGTGCTGAAg AGCGGATTATGCAAACCGTGGAGATCACCAAGCATGCAGTGGACATAGAAGAGAAGGGCGTGAGACTGCGGCTCACCATTGTGGACACGCCAGGTTTTGGGGATGCAGTCAACAACACAGAGTG CTGGAAGCCTGTGGCAGAATACATTGACCAGCAATTTGAGCAGTATTTCCGAGATGAGAGTGGCCTGAACCGCAAGAACATCCAAGACAACAGGGTGCACTGCTGCCTGTACTTCATCTCACCCTTCGGTCACGG GCTCCGGCCGTTGGATGTTGAATTCATGAAGGCCCTGCATCAGCGGGTCAACATCGTGCCTATCTTGGCAAAGGCAGACACACTGACACCTCCTGAAGTGGATCACAAGAAACGCAAA ATCCGGGAGGAGATTGAGCGCTTTGGAATCAAGATCTACCAGTTCCCAGACTGTGACTCTGATGAGGATGAGGACTTCAAATTACAGGACCAAGCCCTAAAG GAAAGCATCCCATTTGCTGTAATAGGCAGCAACACTGTGGTAGAGGCCAGAGGGCGGCGAGTTCGGGGCCGGCTGTACCCTTGGGGCATTGTGGAAG TGGAAAATCCAGGGCACTGCGACTTTGTGAAGCTGAGGACGATGCTGGTACGTACCCACATGCAGGACCTGAAGGATGTGACACGAGAGACGCACTATGAGAACTATCGGGCACAGTGCATCCAGAGCATGACCCGCATGGTGGTGAAGGAACGGAATCGCAA CAAACTGACTCGAGAGAGTGGTACCGACTTCCCTATCCCTGCTGTCCCACCAGGGACAGATCCAGAAACTGAGAAGCTGATCCGAGAGAAAGATGAGGAG TTGCGGCGGATGCAGGAGATGCTGCACAGAATCCAAAGGCAGATGAAGGAGACCCATTAG